From the Quercus lobata isolate SW786 chromosome 6, ValleyOak3.0 Primary Assembly, whole genome shotgun sequence genome, one window contains:
- the LOC115950730 gene encoding probable xyloglucan galactosyltransferase GT14 → MEKFFVGKCQYQLWFVLLISFLLSLILLFFDHSALTGWDQNNVVTISVNNFVNVIQDRKNKTFDCTVNSSHRTTASSTTYHNSTSDLTKNTNSGRQVKVTQEKKEPIEHISPSLDSCFGRYIYMHDIPRQFNEDLLKDCHSLIKWFDMCQYISNMGLGPRIENSERVLLRKGWFATNQFTLELIFHNRMKQYKCLTNDSLLASAIYVPFYPGFDVGRYLWGFNITMRDSASLSLVKWLAQKPEWKRMWGRDHFLVGGRIGWDFRRQTDDDSDWGSKLMFLPESNNMTLLSIEASSWNNDFGIPYPTYFHPSKDIQVRQWQRKMRRTKRRYLFTFAGAPRPNSTVSIRGELIDQCRSSSTCNFLDCVHGANNCEDPSKVMKAFQSSVFCLQPPGDSLTRRSIFDSILAGCIPVFFHQGSAYAQYVWNLPKNHTTYSLFIPLNDLKEKKVLINETLLLVPKKEVLAMREEVIKLIPRIVYADPRYRLESIEDAFDIAVKGVLERVEAVRREIKEGKDPSIGFAELNGTKF, encoded by the coding sequence ATGGAGAAATTCTTCGTGGGAAAGTGCCAATATCAACTCTGGTTTGTCTTActtatctcttttcttttaagcTTGATACTGCTCTTTTTTGATCATTCGGCTTTAACGGGCTGGGATCAAAATAATGTGGTCACAATTTCGGTCAACAACTTTGTGAATGTAATCCAAGAtcgtaaaaataaaacttttgattGCACTGTAAATTCCAGCCACAGAACAACTGCTTCATCAACCACTTATCATAATTCTACTAGTGACTTGACCAAGAATACGAATTCTGGTAGACAGGTGAAAGTgacacaagaaaaaaaagagccaaTTGAACATATTAGTCCAAGTTTAGATTCGTGCTTTGGTCGATATATTTATATGCATGATATTCCTAGGCAGTTCAACGAGGACTTGCTCAAGGATTGCCATTCTCTTATCAAATGGTTCGATATGTGCCAGTATATATCAAACATGGGGCTTGGTCCTAGGATTGAGAATTCGGAAAGGGTTTTATTGAGAAAGGGCTGGTTTGCAACAAACCAATTTACGCTAGAGCTCATATTCCACAACAGGATGAAGCAATACAAGTGCTTAACCAATGATTCATTGTTGGCTTCAGCAATATATGTACCATTTTATCCTGGCTTTGATGTGGGTCGATATCTTTGGGGTTTTAACATCACAATGAGAGATAGTGCTTCTTTAAGTCTGGTCAAATGGCTTGCACAAAAACCCGAATGGAAAAGAATGTGGGGTAGAGATCACTTCTTAGTAGGAGGGAGGATTGGTTGGGATTTTAGGAGACAAACAGATGATGATTCTGATTGGGGTTCAAAGCTTATGTTCTTGCCTGAATCAAACAACATGACATTGCTATCAATCGAAGCAAGCTCGTGGAACAATGACTTTGGAATACCATATCCTACGTACTTCCACCCATCCAAGGATATTCAGGTAAGACAGTGGCaaagaaagatgagaagaaCAAAAAGGCGGTACTTGTTCACTTTTGCAGGTGCCCCACGACCTAATTCAACAGTTTCCATTCGGGGTGAGCTTATTGATCAATGTCGGTCTTCATCCACATGCAACTTTCTTGATTGTGTTCATGGAGCAAATAACTGTGAGGACCCTTCAAAAGTGATGAAGGCGTTTCAGAGCTCAGTTTTTTGCTTACAACCTCCTGGAGATTCATTAACAAGACGATCAATTTTCGATTCCATTTTAGCGGGGTGTATTCCGGTTTTCTTTCATCAGGGTTCTGCTTATGCACAATATGTGTGGAATCTACCAAAGAACCATACTACGTATTCCTTGTTCATCCCACTAAatgatttgaaggaaaaaaaggtTCTTATAAATGAGACATTGCTTCTAGTTCCGAAGAAAGAAGTGTTGGCCATGAGAGAAGAGGTTATAAAGCTGATTCCAAGAATAGTTTATGCAGATCCCAGGTATAGACTAGAGAGCATTGAGGATGCATTTGACATAGCAGTTAAGGGTGTTCTTGAGAGAGTAGAGGCAGTAAGGAGGGAGATTAAGGAGGGTAAGGATCCTAGTATTGGTTTTGCAGAACTGAATGGTACAAAATTCTAA